A region from the Felis catus isolate Fca126 chromosome F1, F.catus_Fca126_mat1.0, whole genome shotgun sequence genome encodes:
- the VSIG8 gene encoding V-set and immunoglobulin domain-containing protein 8 isoform X1 translates to MAVRGAFHLLLVCLSPALLSAVRINGDGQEILYLAEGDNVRLGCPYILDPEDYGPNGLDIEWMQVNSDPSHRENVFLSYQDKRINHGNLPHLQQRVRFAASDPSQYDASINLMNLQVSDTATYECRVKKTTMASRKVIVTVQARPAVPLCWSEGHMTHGNDVVLKCFANGGTPPLSYKWAKISGHTHPYRAGSYHSQHSFHSELSYQESFHSSLNQVSGLNNGDLVLKDISREDDGLYQCTVANHVGYSVCVVEVKVSDSRRIGMIIGAVLGSLLMLGCLLVGIWGLVCCCCGGAGAGGSRGAFGYSNGGGVGGGACGDLASEIREDAEAPGCKAGGRGRSVTHLLGYPTQTVSRSLRRKYAPPPCGGPEDVALAPCAAAAAACEAGPSPVYVKVKSAEPADCAEGPRERTDGLLV, encoded by the exons ATGGCAGTCCGAGGAGCGTTCCACCTTCTGCTCGTGTGCCTGAGCCCAG CACTGCTGTCTGCTGTGCGGATCAACGGGGATGGCCAGGAGATCCTGTACCTGGCAGAAGGTGATAATGTGAGGCTGGGCTGCCCCTACATCCTGGACCCTGAGGACTATGGTCCCAATGGGCTGGACATCGAGTGGATGCAGGTCAATTCAGACCCCTCACACCGGGAGAATGTG ttCCTTAGTTACCAGGACAAGAGGATCAATCATGGCAACCTTCCCCACCTGCAGCAGAGGGTCCGCTTTGCAGCCTCAGACCCCAGCCAGTATGACGCCTCCATCAACCTCATGAACCTGCAGGTGTCTGACACGGCCACCTACGAGTGTCGGGTGAAGAAGACCACCATGGCCAGCCGGAAGGTCATCGTCACTGTCCAAG CGCGGCCCGCGGTGCCCCTGTGCTGGTCTGAGGGCCACATGACCCACGGCAACGACGTGGTGCTCAAGTGCTTTGCCAACGGAGGCACCCCGCCCCTCTCCTACAAGTGGGCCAAGATCAGCGGGCACACCCACCCCTACCGCGCCGGTTCCTACCACTCGCAGCACAGCTTCCACTCGGAGCTCTCCTACCAGGAGTCCTTCCACAGCTCCCTGAACCAAG TTTCAGGCCTGAACAACGGCGACCTGGTGCTGAAGGACATCTCCCGGGAGGATGACGGGCTCTATCAGTGCACGGTGGCCAACCACGTGGGCTACAGTGTGTGCGTGGTGGAGGTGAAGGTCTCAG ACTCCCGGCGCATAGGCATGATCATAGGCGCAGTGCTGGgctccctgctcatgctgggcTGTCTGCTGGTGGGCATCTGGGGGCTCGTCTGCTGCTGCTGCGGGGGCGCCGGGGCCGGCGGCTCCCGCGGTGCCTTCGGCTACAGCAACGGCGGCGGGGTCGGCGGAGGGGCCTGCGGCGACTTGGCTAGTGAGATCAG AGAGGACGCCGAGGCGCCCGGGTGCAAGGCCGGCGGGCGCGGCCGCAGCGTCACCCACCTGCTGGGGTACCCGACGCAGACCGTCAGCCGCTCCCTGCGCCGCAAGTACGCGCCCCCGCCCTGCGGCGGCCCTGAGGACGTGGCCCTGGCGCCCtgcgccgccgcagccgccgcctgCGAAGCGGGCCCCTCCCCGGTCTACGTCAAGGTCAAGAGCGCGGAGCCCGCCGACTGCGCCGAGGGGCCGCGGGAGCGCACCGACGGCCTCCTGGTGTGA
- the VSIG8 gene encoding V-set and immunoglobulin domain-containing protein 8 isoform X2, with translation MLPARLPQCRSRRDQALLSAVRINGDGQEILYLAEGDNVRLGCPYILDPEDYGPNGLDIEWMQVNSDPSHRENVFLSYQDKRINHGNLPHLQQRVRFAASDPSQYDASINLMNLQVSDTATYECRVKKTTMASRKVIVTVQARPAVPLCWSEGHMTHGNDVVLKCFANGGTPPLSYKWAKISGHTHPYRAGSYHSQHSFHSELSYQESFHSSLNQVSGLNNGDLVLKDISREDDGLYQCTVANHVGYSVCVVEVKVSDSRRIGMIIGAVLGSLLMLGCLLVGIWGLVCCCCGGAGAGGSRGAFGYSNGGGVGGGACGDLASEIREDAEAPGCKAGGRGRSVTHLLGYPTQTVSRSLRRKYAPPPCGGPEDVALAPCAAAAAACEAGPSPVYVKVKSAEPADCAEGPRERTDGLLV, from the exons ATGCTCCCTGCAAGACTTCCTCAGTGCAGGAGCAGGAGGGACCAAG CACTGCTGTCTGCTGTGCGGATCAACGGGGATGGCCAGGAGATCCTGTACCTGGCAGAAGGTGATAATGTGAGGCTGGGCTGCCCCTACATCCTGGACCCTGAGGACTATGGTCCCAATGGGCTGGACATCGAGTGGATGCAGGTCAATTCAGACCCCTCACACCGGGAGAATGTG ttCCTTAGTTACCAGGACAAGAGGATCAATCATGGCAACCTTCCCCACCTGCAGCAGAGGGTCCGCTTTGCAGCCTCAGACCCCAGCCAGTATGACGCCTCCATCAACCTCATGAACCTGCAGGTGTCTGACACGGCCACCTACGAGTGTCGGGTGAAGAAGACCACCATGGCCAGCCGGAAGGTCATCGTCACTGTCCAAG CGCGGCCCGCGGTGCCCCTGTGCTGGTCTGAGGGCCACATGACCCACGGCAACGACGTGGTGCTCAAGTGCTTTGCCAACGGAGGCACCCCGCCCCTCTCCTACAAGTGGGCCAAGATCAGCGGGCACACCCACCCCTACCGCGCCGGTTCCTACCACTCGCAGCACAGCTTCCACTCGGAGCTCTCCTACCAGGAGTCCTTCCACAGCTCCCTGAACCAAG TTTCAGGCCTGAACAACGGCGACCTGGTGCTGAAGGACATCTCCCGGGAGGATGACGGGCTCTATCAGTGCACGGTGGCCAACCACGTGGGCTACAGTGTGTGCGTGGTGGAGGTGAAGGTCTCAG ACTCCCGGCGCATAGGCATGATCATAGGCGCAGTGCTGGgctccctgctcatgctgggcTGTCTGCTGGTGGGCATCTGGGGGCTCGTCTGCTGCTGCTGCGGGGGCGCCGGGGCCGGCGGCTCCCGCGGTGCCTTCGGCTACAGCAACGGCGGCGGGGTCGGCGGAGGGGCCTGCGGCGACTTGGCTAGTGAGATCAG AGAGGACGCCGAGGCGCCCGGGTGCAAGGCCGGCGGGCGCGGCCGCAGCGTCACCCACCTGCTGGGGTACCCGACGCAGACCGTCAGCCGCTCCCTGCGCCGCAAGTACGCGCCCCCGCCCTGCGGCGGCCCTGAGGACGTGGCCCTGGCGCCCtgcgccgccgcagccgccgcctgCGAAGCGGGCCCCTCCCCGGTCTACGTCAAGGTCAAGAGCGCGGAGCCCGCCGACTGCGCCGAGGGGCCGCGGGAGCGCACCGACGGCCTCCTGGTGTGA